The stretch of DNA GGTAACCTCATGGGTATCAGTAGTTTCTGTAAGACACACTGGGGTAATCAGTGGGCTCCTGCTGGTCAACCAATTGAACAGCCATCCACGAGCCAGTCAATGGTTAGCGATGATCATCGAAATCAAATAATGACGTTCGATCATCAGCTACATCAACAAATTCAGCAGCAATTATCTGTTGAACAATTGCAACTCTTGACTCAACTTCAAGTAAAtgaacaaacaaacaaaaaccTTCCCCAAATTACAAAGTTCTAATTCTTGttcctttctttcttcttttcttttcttttgggggcctcttttgttgttgttgtgtgtAGAATCAACAAAATCAATCTCTATCCATGATTCCAACATCATCAATTGATCAACAACATCTCTCAAATAATATAACATCTCTCGCATCGTCCCTTGCCCTCGCCCAGCAACCGGGGCAGGTGCAGCAGTCGCAGTTAATGACACAACTGCCGGCAACATTGGATCTGCAGCAGCAACAAAATTTGTCTGGTGATGCCCAACAGCAGACAAAGTTTGTCTTCAATGTTGACATTGAGAAGCAATCGCCGGCACTGCAGTTGCTGTTCCAAATGCCAccgcaacagcagcagcagcagcagcaacagcaaatGCAACAAGCAGCTGGGTCAACCATCATTTCCAGCCCAATTCAGCAACAATttcagcagcaacagcagcaaatCATTGCGTCGCAAATTGCCCAAACGCAGACGAGTGGTTTGCTAAGTGGACAGGGTGTTGATCTTCAGCAATCCATCCAACAGGTCCAGCTGCCGTcgaatttaacaattttgcaaCCACATCAAATACTTTCAAAGGCCCAACAAATGCAGAATTGTTCTCAAAGCTCAcaagtaaaaattcttttctatctgactaaaatctgaataaaaataaacaaacaaaataatcCTTTGCAGGCTGTTGCAACGCAAACCCAACAATTGCCGTCGGGTGCATCAATGACAGCTGTTACGGCATTAGCCCAACAACATCAGCAAAATCTCAACAATATCATCCCAAGCCCCACACTTGAGGGTACAGTGCAAACACCAACATCAGCGGTACCGGCGGTGGCATCGTCCGTTGCCATCTCAACTGCTGTGAAAACGAATGGAATTGTTGCGGGTGGAGGTAAGAAAGGATCTGATAAAACATCTCGCAAGGAGAGCAAACGGTATTCGGTAGCAAGACAAGCTCCTGCCGGTAGTCAAGTAGGATTTAATTTTGACGCTTCAGGTACAACATTTGTTAATCCACaagatttttatattatttttgtttctttattcTTGACATTTCGctcattttgcattatttgaattgattttttaatttgttaaatttattaatcaattctcttttcctttttcttcttccattttGTGGCTGTTCTGGAATTGGAACAACTTCAGGTGCAGCAGCAcagcaacagcaacaacaGTGCGCTGTACAGGGAGCAAGTCCACCGGATAAGACGATTGATGTGGATTCAGAGACAGATTCAAATCACGATACAGCCCTTACGCTGGCATGTGCTGGAGGGCATGAGGATTTGGTGGAATTGCTGATAAGTCGGGGTGCAAATATTGAGCATAGAGACAAGAAGGGGTTCACACCGCTCATCCTTGCGGCAACGGCGGGTCATGATAAAGTTGTTGAGGCACTGCTTAAGTACGGAGCGGAGATGGAGGCACAGTCGGAGAGGACAAAGGATACTCCACTGTCGCTTGCCTGCTCTGGCGGGAGGTACGAAGTTGTGGAACTTCTACTTAATATTGGGGCGAATAAGGAGCACCGAAATGTGTCTGATTATACGCCACTGAGTCTTGCCGCAAGTGGGGGGTATGTGAATATAATAAAACTACTCCTGAGTCATGGTGCGGAGATAAATTCGCGCACTGGCAGCAAATTGGGGATCTCCCCGCTAATGCTGGCCGCAATGAATGGACATACTCAAGCTGTGAAACTCCTCCTTGATATGGGTTCCGATATAAATGCCCAAATTGAGACAAATCGCAACACTGCCCTGACGCTGGCGTGCTTCCAGGGGCGCCATGAAGTGGTGAATTTGCTGTTGGAACGTAAAGCAAATGTTGAGCATCGCGCAAAGACGGGCCTCACGCCACTCATGGAGGCAGCAAGTGGGGGCTACATCGATGTGGGACGCGTGCTGCTGGACAAGGGGGCCGATGTGAATGCTGCTCCTGTTCCATCCTCCCGAGATACAGCTCTCACAATTGCCGCCGATAAGGGACATGTGAAGTTTGTGGAACTTCTCCTGTACCGCGGTGCAGCTGTGGAGGTGAAGAACAAGAAAGGTAATTCCCCCCTATGGCTAGCTGCAAATGGTGGGCACTTGGCAGTTGTTGAGATCCTCTATGCACACGACGCTGACATTGATTCACAAGATAATCGCAAAGTCTCCTGCCTCATGGCAGCATTCCGCAAGGGGCACACAAAGGTTGTCAAATGGATGGTGAACCATGTCACGCAATTCCCATCTGATCAGGAAATGACGCGATATATTTCGACTGTGAGTGATAAGGAGTTGCTGGATAAATGTCATGAATGTGTCAAGGTCATCCGGGCGGCAAAGGAAGCGCAGGCAGTGAAGGCAAATAAGAATGCCTCAATTCTCCTCGAGGAATTGGATATGGAGAAGAATCGGGAGGAGAGTCGAAAGGCAGCTGCTGCGAGGAGGCGTGAgcggaagaagaagaagaagctggagaagaaggaggaaaagaGAAAGCTCAATGAACCCAAGAATGCCCAGGATGATAAGGATGATGATAAAGATGACGAGAGTGATGGGGAGAAGGATGAATCAAGCCCTGAGAATGTTCCGCCACACGATAAGGAGGAAGGAGATTCGGGAATTGATGCCAATAGCCAAGGGTCGTGCTCAAGTGCCGATGTAAAGTCGAGCAATCTCATGGAGAAGCAGAGTAAGTTGACGAAGGCGAagaagaggaaggaaaaaacgGCAACTGTTCAGCCGCAACCGTCAACGTCACAACCGCAAATTGTGCGATCAAAGAGCCCACCTCCCAATCCCATTGATTTGGTGGTGAAGAACAAGCGAGAAGAGAGTGTGATTAAGAGTACGAAGAATCCCAAGGATGTGGCGAGAGAAATGCGTGAGCAGAGGGATGCAAAGAGGGAGATTAAGCAGGAAGGACGACGTGAGGAGATCAAAATGCCCGAGCAGGCGGCAAAGAGATCAGTTGAGAAGGAGAATCTTGCACCACGTGAGGAGTTCAGATCGAAGAATCAGCGAGGAGAGAAGAAATCTGAGTATGCTAGTAGTTTAGCGGCAAGTCGTGAGAGTGGTGGAGCGCAGAAAAGTGCATCCCAACCGATTCAGCCGAATGGAGCTGATGGGGCGTCCGGAAGTCGCAAAGTTGTCTACTTCCCGCGACATTTGTCCGATCATGAGATAATTGAGTCAACATCATCGTCATATAGCATGAAGAGTGGCAAGAATTCCTCCAAGAGTCATTCCCATGATGATTCATCGAAGAATTCCAGCAGCATGAAACAAGCGGGGAAACGCGAAGAAGGTTGGAAGGAGGTGGTTCGCAAGAGTTCCGTGCAACAGCAGGTGTCATCACTGAGTGAGCCGAGTTGCAAGAAGATTGCCGTACCGACGCATGCTATATCACGCGTTATCGGACGCGGTGGGAGCAATATAAATGCAATAAGAGCTGCCACCGGTGCTCATATTGAAGTTGAGAAGCAGAGCAAATCCCAATGTGATCGATGGATCACAATAAAGGGATCAGCGGATGCAACAAGACAAGCGCACTCTCTCATTGGGACCCTCATAAAGGATCCCGATGTTGATATTCTGCAAATTCTGCAGAAGGTCAATTCGAATGTGAAACCCGTTCCACCGTCCCCATCAATTGGTCCGATTGGATACTGGGGCGAGAAACCACCGACTACAACGGCATCGAGCAGCTACACCGCTTCCACATCTATCGCTACAACGTCGTCGAGTGCAGTTCAGATTAAGACAACGAGTATGGCGAAGCAACAGATTGCCAACTCATCAAAGCAGATTCCCGCGAGTGCTGCCTCCTCGGTTGTTACCACAAAGATAATGTCCTCATCGGCATCGACGGCAAATACTTCGCGTACTGCTCAATCGAAGGTGTATCAGTCGAGTCATCAGCAGAGTCGATCTGGTGGTGCTATCTCCAGCAATGCCGGGAATACATCGCGTTCCAATCCCGAAATTCTCAAACGTCCCGTCGTCTCGAGCGCCGTGAGTGTCTCCAGCGGTAGCAATACCACAAAGACCACCATGTCCTTCACGGGGGCCATTATGTCGCTCAAATCGACGACAACGAAGAACATAACACCAGCTATGAGTATGTCCGGGCCACCGGGAACATTTGCCTCGAAACTCCTGACGAGCCAGGCGAGTGATGCTAAGAAGGTCATGACATCCAGCGTGACAACAATTGTCACATCAACATCAACTCTCATGGCGAGTAGTGCGGCCCAGCAATCAGCTGCCCCCGCCAGTGTTGTGCAAATGAGTCCCAAGCACCACAGTGTGAGTGCCAATAGTCAAAACCTGCCGGCACCGTTTGCCAATACGCCGCAACAAGCACCGCCGAATGTGGGTGTTATTGGTTCGAATGCAAAGCCACCGCCATTCTCGCAGGCGACCATTGAAACGGCCACATCGAGCATTGGCAATGCAAATGGACCACCGCGTTCCATCACACCAATTGGTCCGCCAATAGCGAGGAATGTAACACAATCACCGCTTCTGCAGAAGCAACAAGCACTGCCTGTGTCGTCGTCCATGTCAGACACGAGTCTCGCTGTGGGATCAGCAATACATCAGAGTGGCAACACTGGTGCCGGTGGTAGCGGTAGTACGGCAAGTAGCATTGCTGCGCAGCTTCAGACGAAGATAAGTCAGCTGCACGGTGCCCAGGCGCATGAGTATTCGCTCTTCAATGACAACTACGGGAGTCAGTGGGAGAGTAAGCAGATGTACAACAATGTTGCACCACTGCAGGCGGATGCATCCAAAGCACCTGGGTATCGTGGGAATACCGTCAGTAGTCCAGTTAGCATAAAGACGAGCAGTCAATCCATCACACCACCATCAACTGGGCACCATCTCAGTGTGGCACCGTCAACGGGGAATGCTGCTACGACTCTCATCACCACCGCCACGGGTACTGCACAATCGCAAACGTCGCAAAATCTCTCCGGGGCTTCGGTTCAGGTGACACCGTCTGCTCAGGTGTACGATCTATCGCAGTCAGCTTCAAGCGGCGGTAGTGGTGTCTCCATAATTAAACCACCAACAACGCAGACAATTCAACCACCACCGCCGTCAAATTTGGCCGTGCAGCGTCCAATTATGAGCAACATGTCACAAGTAAGCCAACACACAAAGAATTTCCCTTCTTCACTCAAGAACAATTCTCAAtcgaataattttctcaaggtCCGACCTGTGGGCTCCCAGATGGATTCATATTCGAGTGGTGTACAAGCACCCGTTGGCAGTGGTGCAGGAGCACGTCAGAATCTATTTGACAACCTGCAGTCGCAATCCTCGATGAATGCAAGTGGAACGAGCGGAAGTAGTGCATCGTCGTCGCAGCATATGCTCAACTACAGCCAAAATTCCGATGCCAGCCACCCACCGCCGTTCCAGCATCTCGGACTCGGTGCTGGGAATCCCCTTCATATGTCGCGTCTCAATCCCCGTGCCACGGTCTTTTCTTCGatgcagcaacagcagcagcaggcTCCGCCACAGCCGCAGCAACAAGTGTCGCAGGCATCAAAGTCGacgcagcagcaacagcagcagcatccGAATCAATTTGGGAATATCTTCCAGCAGAATCAGGGCACAGCCGGTGGGGCACCTGGCGGGGGAAATAGTGGCGGTGGCAGTATGAGTGGGCAGTACAGCAAGATGCCACCACTTGCATCGTACAACCCAACACCAGGACGTCCTCAATCGCAGCCACAGCCACAgacgcagcagcagcaacctGGGTCTCAGGGGCAGGTTAATAACAATGGACGCTGGTACGATTTATCCCATCTGCCGTCACCGCGGGAGATCCTCAACATGGAGAATGGATTCACGCTCAATTTGGGCTCACCGTCCTCCATGTCTCCCAATAATCCACCCCAAGCCACGACAAATGGTGTGCTGTCCAATCAAACGGCGGACGATAGTAGGAAGATGCCGCGACCAATTGGCACAGAACGTGCCAGCTGGAAGTACGGGTACAACTCGAATGTTGTCACGCAGAATCAACCGCCGCAAATGCCAATGGAGATGGATAATTCGGGACAAATGCACCCGTGGATTGTCGATAAGCAGCCATGGATGATGCCCATGCGCAATCAATATGTTCCCACAGATGACCTCCATCCTCACGATCATTTTtcggtgagtttttttctagaaaatttctttttttgaaaagaatttttttatttttggggatttttggGGTTTGTTTTTGggaattattcaaaagaaattagtaatttattgcaaattttaagaaaaaacttgttGAGATTACCAGGGaatgaataatgaaaaaaaagtagaatttcaaacattagaaaggaaatttaaaacgttaaaattgcataaaaaatttcaagagcTGTTTACGAAGAAAATCATCGGAAATGCAGCCCAAGAATAAAAGCACTCCTTTTCTGCTCACTAGCGGCGTTTCGTCAAATTTATTGACATCCTCAGGCTCTATTAAAGGACAAACATTTCTGTCAATACAATTTCAAGTTCacgaaaaaatacaaaattcttcaattctcTCTTCTCAAGCTTAACAAAGAAACTTACAGAGCAAGTACGGAGCACTTATGTCACAAAAACATaaggagaagaataaaaaaccaACGTTAAACACAACATTACTGCGAGCATCTCcatgaaaaacattaaaatattcttgcattaaaataatttaacgtAAAAACTGAGAAATCAAAAGGATTTCCAGCGTTTTCTTTGCTGTTGGAGCTGTGTATTTGAAAGTAATTATCGTTAGGGCTTAATAATGTCAATCTTTATAAATCTCGGCTTctagaatctttttttaaccTTAAAATATTCGCTGGAATACATTTCTCGTAAAGCTCTTGGAGTTTCcagtttttaaaatatctttcagttaaaatatttttattgagtgATGAGGAAGAAATAAGTTTTAATCGTTGGAAATAAgatcaaactttaaaaaaaaacgtcaaacgttaagaaaagaaacataaaactaaaaaaatgcGTCATGCaacagaaaagaaacgtcaaagggtaaatagaaatgtcaaattgaagaaaaaaaacgtcaaacgttagaactgaaatgtcaaacggcaacaaaatgataaatcaaaatacaacgcattaataatttaaacaaatcCCAATaaaaaacgtaagaaaattgaaagaattttatggaaaataaaaaaaaaagtaatttatggATAATTTTTAGAACCTTTTGAATGATTCTTTCAATCCTTCTTCATCTCTATTCTTTACCTGTGTAGTGTGctaaatatttatgcaaaataaaattacatgcGGAGGAGTaagtaaaagaaatgagaaaatggtATAAACTTTagtgaaataatttgatttgggattattttttttcttaaattttaatcttcaaatttaattattttaaaagaaattgcaaaataattctaatGCAATGTTCTCTATTTTCTCGAATGCTGCGgctttcttctttctttttatctttagCACATGCAATTGGACTACCATCATGCTGGAGGTGGAAATGTTGGTCCTACACCgcaaaatatgaatttgatGCAGTCCCTTCAATACACACCCTTTATGCCGCACTCTGCTGATATTGGGCAACTGCCAGATAAAATAGAATCTTGGGAACCGGAAAAACATGTAAGgcatattaaataatttctcatatttttaataattaatttttgaaaaatataaaaaattaaaaatatatttagaaaaatccTATCCCCTTTAGTCGAGAATTTCTTTAGAGTAAAcaagagaatttttgcttCTAGGGCTGGAAATGGACAAATTGAGTTAGGAATGCCGTGAATTTCATCAGATATTTACACATAgtatgaagaaagaaaaaaaacttttcactaTATTCCATagaagaaagttaaaaaaaagaaatgaaatatttctctccCGATTTATTCAACATACATAAACacctttttaattattttgtttctcttcacataagaatgaaaaaaaaaactataatcaACTTCTCACAGAATGTttgctaaaagaattttaggagattgaaaacaaacaaaaaaacaagaatttaatttataaaaccaCAATGAACTTGTCCTGTTTGTCATGATGTTcttaataatacaaaaaaatatcgtaTTGAAGTTTAtacttaaaatgttttctgcTGGAagacttgaaagaaaaaaaaatatattgaaaaagaaaaatgcaccgaaactgttttttttttaagaaaacaaaaaattctctcaaatttctattttttggtTGTTTACATATTTCAAAAATCCCGACATGATATTTTTCTGCTCTTGATgtgttatttttaaagaaaaagaattaacaaaATGCAGCAATAAACTCTTAcagacatgaaaaaaaaacattttagcaaagaaaaagaaaatagacgAACCGAAtggaatattgagaaaaaaaaaacgatgaaaagtgattttaaatgggaaaatctTGTCAAAGTtggaagaataataaattagaggaaaaaacttgcgaattttcattaaaaaaaaagtactttcTAATCCCTTATTTTAACGTAATATCACATACAttctcgaaaaaaaagaattagaaatggtaatagagaaaacaaaaaaattattaaaggaCATGTGAAAGATAGAAGCAACCTTTTGCTGTTaatcattattaaaaaaaaaagaagagaaatgagaagaaaaaaatgatgaaaaagatGTATTAATAAACGTAAATTTAAAGAGATGAAAaggttaaaatgaaaaaaaaaaaacatgaaataaaattaagaaaaattaactataAAGCGCATAGAAAAATAGTTGCATgagtttaaagaaagaaaaaacaattcaaaaaaaaaatctaatgcGAAGATATTTCTTTGTGAAATCTTCTCTTGGAGCTTATGTgggttttattttctctttttttttaattgagtgcttttttttatttttcccccttttatttttttttattctattgtCCCTCCTAAACACCCCCCAACCCCATTCCCAAAAATCGTATAGTTGAGCGtaatttctttgtgaattgagagcgttaaaaaatgaataagaaaaaaaacttagttgtgggattaatttttttgcggACGTGgtgtttttaatttctatattttcctaatttttcttttttttgtttttttaagtatCCGCGCCTTGtagggagattttttttctcgtttttaataataaatgctTCGAACCCTTCGAACGTACTTTTTtcgagatttatttttttttaattttgctctttgctatatttaaaaaaaaagaaaaacaaatattaaaatgacaaatcgaaaatgaatgaaaaaatatttaaaaaaaatattgctgtCGGCTTTGAGTTGTTTTTTGAGAATGTAAAACTTTTTCCCCTCG from Lutzomyia longipalpis isolate SR_M1_2022 chromosome 1, ASM2433408v1 encodes:
- the LOC129787968 gene encoding ankyrin repeat and KH domain-containing protein mask isoform X9, which encodes MQNVGPSDGLKRESKVSVRGSTGRNKMSTPSNKFTSNTSSPTKSDTETFPEFQPRVTDSSESDEESVSEVDSFPLDQNDLVEIQGSCSDSCENDDNEDDEEDDEDDEEDEEADVHINDGRPKYLLECDDRDSDQGQHDTKARLEALLEAADEAAQALNRMRSDSSPRDKKILRGFSLLSRSLIAACTDNDVNAVRRLLGEGNSTINEGTDDGESLLSLACSAGYYELAQVLLAMSAQVEDRGQKNDCTPLMEAASAGHVDIIKLLISHGADVNAQSSTVTPIGNTPLMYACAGGHVAAVQELLANGANVEDHNENGHTPLMEAASAGHVEVAKILLDHGAGINTHSNEFKESALTLACYKGHLDMVRFLLEAGADQEHKTDEMHTALMEASMDGHVEVARLLLDSGAQVNMPTDSFESPLTLAACGGHVDLAMLLIERGANIEEVNDEGYTPLMEAAREGHEEMVALLLSQGANINAQTEETQETALTLACCGGFLEVADYLIKNGADIELGASTPLMEAAQEGHLDLVKFLLENNADVHAQTQTGDTALTYACENGHTEVAEVLLYYRAELEHESEGGRTPLMKACRAGHICTVKFLIAKGADVNRQTTNNDHTPLSLACAGGHQAVVELLLKSGADPFYKLKDNSTMLIEAAKGGHIGVVQLLLDYPHSMSNANQMPQTPTDVITNSQLMIYAEQQQKLQKQLPQPIQPIVLHQPKQQGAQQSTQQTHLAQNQQLVTAPPGLHDVPEAIRVSNHQILHQQQLQGKDDGQQQQQQMMAAAADVAGTNVILDSVKGGLTAPQTDSILAQMRMFQMQAGFTDGLAQGLALAQPSVVNQIVGNVVDGNQQMQQQQHIAPQPPNNVASGNQQITAKQKGLSRKGRPSVIPYDSNLTTSEAQQVRSQPLGEDENSIYVTTNLPTAEKKILEEFHKNTNLQVLCEGGVPSTLLPSSAYVDITTPSAQEINIGMLCGASGISLTSGTPILGRMPAGGPIQSAAVATFVAGGKATDNNTFLITTSSFPTSINQSVTTTTATSGTSAQASTAAIPSTTTSTQIIAPSEVSQNTAISDRPKVKPVSKKDGKGNIRKSGSVLQQNQMVSIYNNLPVIPSSEQNLQLLQQSLATLSLAQQQQQQQQPGAPQTLIQQQLANITQNIQQISHLQSVNRQMPPSSPGKQPIPPNLVPATSSTLPVSGDCGTESTSTLTSITQNLNNQNILGTSESDEQLNSQWNQKMWQMVAQLPNHPLQKIAQRFIADQLKSPTENQLTGGSGSGANCGLPTSPNNSSKNIANNNDYSVISRMMSEVMHDISSDLNPEFVQQHPQQDDSMMHPKSVHVNQQFLLQQNDGQQIEQGDSEDHLHMFSVDDSDAETIGDCEIYPALDESLESLNVDDVTNVATVTTIDGSKESICNYEWADYIDDAINALHSGTDIPVAIQQEMAANLNCPDLADAYAMGNLMGISSFCKTHWGNQWAPAGQPIEQPSTSQSMVSDDHRNQIMTFDHQLHQQIQQQLSVEQLQLLTQLQNQQNQSLSMIPTSSIDQQHLSNNITSLASSLALAQQPGQVQQSQLMTQLPATLDLQQQQNLSGDAQQQTKFVFNVDIEKQSPALQLLFQMPPQQQQQQQQQQMQQAAGSTIISSPIQQQFQQQQQQIIASQIAQTQTSGLLSGQGVDLQQSIQQVQLPSNLTILQPHQILSKAQQMQNCSQSSQAVATQTQQLPSGASMTAVTALAQQHQQNLNNIIPSPTLEGTVQTPTSAVPAVASSVAISTAVKTNGIVAGGGKKGSDKTSRKESKRYSVARQAPAGSQVGFNFDASGAAAQQQQQQCAVQGASPPDKTIDVDSETDSNHDTALTLACAGGHEDLVELLISRGANIEHRDKKGFTPLILAATAGHDKVVEALLKYGAEMEAQSERTKDTPLSLACSGGRYEVVELLLNIGANKEHRNVSDYTPLSLAASGGYVNIIKLLLSHGAEINSRTGSKLGISPLMLAAMNGHTQAVKLLLDMGSDINAQIETNRNTALTLACFQGRHEVVNLLLERKANVEHRAKTGLTPLMEAASGGYIDVGRVLLDKGADVNAAPVPSSRDTALTIAADKGHVKFVELLLYRGAAVEVKNKKGNSPLWLAANGGHLAVVEILYAHDADIDSQDNRKVSCLMAAFRKGHTKVVKWMVNHVTQFPSDQEMTRYISTVSDKELLDKCHECVKVIRAAKEAQAVKANKNASILLEELDMEKNREESRKAAAARRRERKKKKKLEKKEEKRKLNEPKNAQDDKDDDKDDESDGEKDESSPENVPPHDKEEGDSGIDANSQGSCSSADVKSSNLMEKQSKLTKAKKRKEKTATVQPQPSTSQPQIVRSKSPPPNPIDLVVKNKREESVIKSTKNPKDVAREMREQRDAKREIKQEGRREEIKMPEQAAKRSVEKENLAPREEFRSKNQRGEKKSEYASSLAASRESGGAQKSASQPIQPNGADGASGSRKVVYFPRHLSDHEIIESTSSSYSMKSGKNSSKSHSHDDSSKNSSSMKQAGKREEGWKEVVRKSSVQQQVSSLSEPSCKKIAVPTHAISRVIGRGGSNINAIRAATGAHIEVEKQSKSQCDRWITIKGSADATRQAHSLIGTLIKDPDVDILQILQKVNSNVKPVPPSPSIGPIGYWGEKPPTTTASSSYTASTSIATTSSSAVQIKTTSMAKQQIANSSKQIPASAASSVVTTKIMSSSASTANTSRTAQSKVYQSSHQQSRSGGAISSNAGNTSRSNPEILKRPVVSSAVSVSSGSNTTKTTMSFTGAIMSLKSTTTKNITPAMSMSGPPGTFASKLLTSQASDAKKVMTSSVTTIVTSTSTLMASSAAQQSAAPASVVQMSPKHHSVSANSQNLPAPFANTPQQAPPNVGVIGSNAKPPPFSQATIETATSSIGNANGPPRSITPIGPPIARNVTQSPLLQKQQALPVSSSMSDTSLAVGSAIHQSGNTGAGGSGSTASSIAAQLQTKISQLHGAQAHEYSLFNDNYGSQWESKQMYNNVAPLQADASKAPGYRGNTVSSPVSIKTSSQSITPPSTGHHLSVAPSTGNAATTLITTATGTAQSQTSQNLSGASVQVTPSAQVYDLSQSASSGGSGVSIIKPPTTQTIQPPPPSNLAVQRPIMSNMSQVSQHTKNFPSSLKNNSQSNNFLKVRPVGSQMDSYSSGVQAPVGSGAGARQNLFDNLQSQSSMNASGTSGSSASSSQHMLNYSQNSDASHPPPFQHLGLGAGNPLHMSRLNPRATVFSSMQQQQQQAPPQPQQQVSQASKSTQQQQQQHPNQFGNIFQQNQGTAGGAPGGGNSGGGSMSGQYSKMPPLASYNPTPGRPQSQPQPQTQQQQPGSQGQVNNNGRWYDLSHLPSPREILNMENGFTLNLGSPSSMSPNNPPQATTNGVLSNQTADDSRKMPRPIGTERASWKYGYNSNVVTQNQPPQMPMEMDNSGQMHPWIVDKQPWMMPMRNQYVPTDDLHPHDHFSHMQLDYHHAGGGNVGPTPQNMNLMQSLQYTPFMPHSADIGQLPDKIESWEPEKHGWKWTN